DNA sequence from the bacterium genome:
CGGATAAAGGAAACGGAGATGAGCGAAAGGTGACGACCTGCCGGAACGCGCTTACCGTGGACCTGGAAGACTGGTATCACATCTGCGGGCCGGGCCGGGCCGGGGACGTCTCCACGTGGGACGCGTATGAAAGTCGCGTGATCCGCAGCACGGCGAAGGTCCTTTCCCTTCTACGGGAACATCGGACCCATGCCACGTTTTTCGTCCTCGGGTACATCGCCGAACGCGAACCGGGGTTGATCGCCGACATCGCGAAGGAGGGGCACGAGATCGCCACCCACGGCCACTACCACCGGAGGGTGTTCGAAATGTCCGAGGAGGAGTTCGCGGAGGACGTCGATCGCTCCATGGATGCGATATCGTCCGCCGGCGGGGGCCGCGTGATCGGGTATCGCGCGCCGGAGTGGTCCATCCGGCCCCACACGATGTGGGCGCTCCGGGTCCTGCGGCGGAAAGGGATCCGGTACGACTCCAGCATGGTCCCCTTGACGCGGATGGGGGACCGCTCCTTCCCGACCGCGCCCTGCCGGATCCCGACGGAGGACGGGGAGATCCTCGAGTTCCCATTGACCACCGTCCGCTGCTTCGGGGAACATCTCCCCTTCACGGGGGGGTTGCCGTTGCGCCTCATGCCGTATTTCTACGTTCTTTCGAGGATCCGCCGGATGAACGCGGAGGGGGATGCGGCGATGGTGTACGTCCATCCGTGGGAATTCGACGCGGGGCAGCCGAGGATCGAACTTCCATGGAGCCGCAGGTTCATGCATTATTTCAACCTGCGCTCGACCCCCGGGAAGCTTTCCGGGCTGCTCGGCAACCTGCGATTCGCGCCCCTTCGC
Encoded proteins:
- a CDS encoding polysaccharide deacetylase family protein gives rise to the protein MTTCRNALTVDLEDWYHICGPGRAGDVSTWDAYESRVIRSTAKVLSLLREHRTHATFFVLGYIAEREPGLIADIAKEGHEIATHGHYHRRVFEMSEEEFAEDVDRSMDAISSAGGGRVIGYRAPEWSIRPHTMWALRVLRRKGIRYDSSMVPLTRMGDRSFPTAPCRIPTEDGEILEFPLTTVRCFGEHLPFTGGLPLRLMPYFYVLSRIRRMNAEGDAAMVYVHPWEFDAGQPRIELPWSRRFMHYFNLRSTPGKLSGLLGNLRFAPLREVLEIGN